The following are encoded together in the Equus quagga isolate Etosha38 chromosome 15, UCLA_HA_Equagga_1.0, whole genome shotgun sequence genome:
- the ARL6IP4 gene encoding ADP-ribosylation factor-like protein 6-interacting protein 4 isoform X1: protein MAHVGSRKRSRSRSGTRERGSEKRRKKSSKDAPRSCSASRSQGRKASTVSPGAEASPSPCITERSKHKARRRPRSSSSSSSSSSSSSSSSSSSSSSSDGRKKRGKHKDKKRKKKKKRKKRLKKKGKEKAKVQQAEALPGPSLDQWHRAAEEEEHGPVLTDEQKTRIQAMKPMTKEEWDARQSVIRKVVDPETGRTSKPPEGMAWPSSCERGCCLEGPVGQGLWTCWWLGLEAGLRVESSKPNGCCLLFLLGTSLRSSLLSEAGVEDGVTGLFSSPLSWKSTAPQILNVPCLENSSVLLVFVQRGREGCYLTLWKNRTLGASGESWGVPRQLCTQATLATFALCILRSACLDWTQPPALVESQTQGLGS, encoded by the exons ATGGCTCACGTCGGCTCTCGCAAGCGCTCGAGGAGTCGCAGCGGGACCCGGGAGCGAGGGtcggaaaagagaaggaagaagagcagtAAGGACGCCCCGAGGAGCTGCTCGGCTTCTAGATCCCAAGGCCGCAAGGCCAGCACCGTCTCCCCTGGGGCGGAGG CCTCACCTTCTCCCTGCATCACTGAGAGAAGCAAGCACAAGGCCCGGAGGAGACCACgatccagctcctcctcctcttcttccagttcttccagctcctcttcctcctcctcctcctcttcctccagcgATGGCCGGAAGAAGCGGGGGAAGCACaaggacaaaaagaggaagaagaaaaagaaaaggaagaagaggctgaaaaagaaaggcaaagagaaggcCAAGGTGCAGCAGGCTGAGGCTCTGCCGGGACCCTCCCTGGACCAGTGGCACAGAGCAGCCGAGGAGGAAGAACATGGCCCAG TCCTGACGGATGAGCAGAAGACCCGCATCCAGGCCATGAAGCCCATGACCAAGGAGGAGTGGGATGCCCGGCAGAGTGTCATCCGCAAGGTGGTGGACCCAGAGACAGGACGCACCAG CAAGCCACCCGAGGGGATGGCCTGGCCTTCCAGTTGCGAGCGGGGCTGCTGCCTTGAGGGCCCTGTTGGCCAAGGCCTGTGGACGTGCTGGTGGCTTGGTCTGGAGGCTGGCCTCAGGGTGGAGAGCAGCAAGCCCAATGGGTGctgtttgctttttctcctgGGGACCAGCCTCCGGTCCAGCCTCCTCTcagaggcaggggtggaggaCGGGGTCACTGGCCTATTCAGTTCCCCCCTCTCCTGGAAGAGCACAGCTCCCCAAATATTAAATGTCCCCTGCTTGGAGAATTCCTCTGTTCTGTTGGTTTTTGtgcagagggggagggaaggctgCTACTTGACTCTCTGGAAAAACAGGACTCTAGGAGCTTCTGGGGAAAGCTGGGGTGTACCCCGGCAGTTGTGCACACAGGCCACACTGGCCACCTTTGCCCTGTGCATCCTCAGATCAGCCTGCCTGGACTGGACCCAACCCCCAGCCCTAGTTGAATCCCAAACTCAGGGACTTGGCTCTTAG
- the ARL6IP4 gene encoding ADP-ribosylation factor-like protein 6-interacting protein 4 isoform X2 codes for MAHVGSRKRSRSRSGTRERGSEKRRKKSSKDAPRSCSASRSQGRKASTVSPGAEASPSPCITERSKHKARRRPRSSSSSSSSSSSSSSSSSSSSSSSDGRKKRGKHKDKKRKKKKKRKKRLKKKGKEKAKVQQAEALPGPSLDQWHRAAEEEEHGPVLTDEQKTRIQAMKPMTKEEWDARQSVIRKVVDPETGRTRLIKGDGEVLEEIVTKERHREINKQATRGDGLAFQLRAGLLP; via the exons ATGGCTCACGTCGGCTCTCGCAAGCGCTCGAGGAGTCGCAGCGGGACCCGGGAGCGAGGGtcggaaaagagaaggaagaagagcagtAAGGACGCCCCGAGGAGCTGCTCGGCTTCTAGATCCCAAGGCCGCAAGGCCAGCACCGTCTCCCCTGGGGCGGAGG CCTCACCTTCTCCCTGCATCACTGAGAGAAGCAAGCACAAGGCCCGGAGGAGACCACgatccagctcctcctcctcttcttccagttcttccagctcctcttcctcctcctcctcctcttcctccagcgATGGCCGGAAGAAGCGGGGGAAGCACaaggacaaaaagaggaagaagaaaaagaaaaggaagaagaggctgaaaaagaaaggcaaagagaaggcCAAGGTGCAGCAGGCTGAGGCTCTGCCGGGACCCTCCCTGGACCAGTGGCACAGAGCAGCCGAGGAGGAAGAACATGGCCCAG TCCTGACGGATGAGCAGAAGACCCGCATCCAGGCCATGAAGCCCATGACCAAGGAGGAGTGGGATGCCCGGCAGAGTGTCATCCGCAAGGTGGTGGACCCAGAGACAGGACGCACCAG gctcaTTAAGGGAGACGGTGAGGTTTTAGAGGAAATCGTAACCAAGGAACGACACAGAGAGATCAACAAG CAAGCCACCCGAGGGGATGGCCTGGCCTTCCAGTTGCGAGCGGGGCTGCTGCCTTGA
- the OGFOD2 gene encoding 2-oxoglutarate and iron-dependent oxygenase domain-containing protein 2 isoform X2 has protein sequence MATAGAPRRFCRCACFCSENLYVARYGLHVRFRDEQQLRQDYGPLEQEVERRRRLGPESAARKALIASSYHPARPELYKSLQDAALAPEFLAATEYSTSLGADLEGLLQRLETVSEEKRIYRLPVFTAPFCQALLEELEHFEQSDMPKGRPNTMNNYGVLLHELGLDEPLVTPLRECFLQPLMALLYPDCDGGWLDSHRAFVVKYALGQDRELGCHYDNAELTLNVALGKTFTGGALYFGGLFQAPSALAEPLEVEHVVGQGVLHRGGQLHGARPLGTGERWNLVVWLRASAVRNRLCPMCCRKPDLVDDEGFGDGFTREEPTTVDVCALT, from the exons ATGGCGACGGCGGGCGCCCCACGGCGCTTCTGCCGCTGCGCCTGCTTCTGCTCCGAGAACTTGTACGTGGCGCGCTACGGGCTGCACGTGCGCTTCCGGGACGAGCAGCAGCTGCGCCAGGACTACGGCCCG CTTGAACAGGAGGTGGAGAGGCGGCGGCGGCTGGGGCCGGAGTCAGCTGCCAGGAAAGCCCTCATCGCAAGCTCCTACCACCCGGCGCGACCCGAGCTCTACAAGTCACTGCAG GATGCGGCTCTGGCTCCCGAGTTTCTGGCTGCGACTGAGTACAGCACATCACTGGGCGCAGACCTCGAGGGCCTTCTCCAGCGTCTGGAGACAGTGTCGG AGGAGAAGCGCATCTACCGGCTGCCAGTGTTCACAGCACCGTTCTGCCAGGCcctgctggaggagctggagcacTTCGAGCAGTCGGACATGCCCAAGGGAAGACCCAACACCATGAACAACTATGGG GTGCTGCTGCACGAGCTAGGCCTGGATGAGCCGCTGGTGACGCCTCTGCGGGAGTGCTTCCTGCAGCCGCTAATGGCCTTGCTGTACCCAGACTGTGATGGAGGCTGGCTTGACAGCCACCGCGCCTTTGTGGTGAAATACGCACTGGGCCAGGACCGTGAGCTGGGCTGCCACTACGATAACGCTGAGCTCACCCTCAATGTGGCCCTGGGCAAGACCTTCACGGGGGGCGCCCTGTACTTCGGGGGCCTCTTCCAG GCGCCTTCAGCCCTGGCCGAGCCCCTGGAGGTGGAGCACGTGGTGGGCCAGGGCGTTCTGCACCGGGGCGGCCAGCTGCACGGGGCCCGGCCCCTGGGCACTGGAGAGCGCTGGAACCTCGTTGTCTGGCTCCGGGCCTCTGCTGTGCGAAACCGCCTCTGCCCCATGTGCTGCCGCAAGCCTGACCTGGTGGACGACGAGGGCTTCGGTGATGGCTTCACCCGAGAGGAGCCCACCACAGTGGATGTGTGTGCACTGACTTGA
- the OGFOD2 gene encoding 2-oxoglutarate and iron-dependent oxygenase domain-containing protein 2 isoform X1 has protein sequence MATAGAPRRFCRCACFCSENLYVARYGLHVRFRDEQQLRQDYGPILRSRGCVSPKDFQQLLGELEQEVERRRRLGPESAARKALIASSYHPARPELYKSLQDAALAPEFLAATEYSTSLGADLEGLLQRLETVSEEKRIYRLPVFTAPFCQALLEELEHFEQSDMPKGRPNTMNNYGVLLHELGLDEPLVTPLRECFLQPLMALLYPDCDGGWLDSHRAFVVKYALGQDRELGCHYDNAELTLNVALGKTFTGGALYFGGLFQAPSALAEPLEVEHVVGQGVLHRGGQLHGARPLGTGERWNLVVWLRASAVRNRLCPMCCRKPDLVDDEGFGDGFTREEPTTVDVCALT, from the exons ATGGCGACGGCGGGCGCCCCACGGCGCTTCTGCCGCTGCGCCTGCTTCTGCTCCGAGAACTTGTACGTGGCGCGCTACGGGCTGCACGTGCGCTTCCGGGACGAGCAGCAGCTGCGCCAGGACTACGGCCCG ATCCTGCGCAGCCGAGGCTGTGTCAGCCCCAAGGACTTCCAGCAGCTGTTAGGAGAg CTTGAACAGGAGGTGGAGAGGCGGCGGCGGCTGGGGCCGGAGTCAGCTGCCAGGAAAGCCCTCATCGCAAGCTCCTACCACCCGGCGCGACCCGAGCTCTACAAGTCACTGCAG GATGCGGCTCTGGCTCCCGAGTTTCTGGCTGCGACTGAGTACAGCACATCACTGGGCGCAGACCTCGAGGGCCTTCTCCAGCGTCTGGAGACAGTGTCGG AGGAGAAGCGCATCTACCGGCTGCCAGTGTTCACAGCACCGTTCTGCCAGGCcctgctggaggagctggagcacTTCGAGCAGTCGGACATGCCCAAGGGAAGACCCAACACCATGAACAACTATGGG GTGCTGCTGCACGAGCTAGGCCTGGATGAGCCGCTGGTGACGCCTCTGCGGGAGTGCTTCCTGCAGCCGCTAATGGCCTTGCTGTACCCAGACTGTGATGGAGGCTGGCTTGACAGCCACCGCGCCTTTGTGGTGAAATACGCACTGGGCCAGGACCGTGAGCTGGGCTGCCACTACGATAACGCTGAGCTCACCCTCAATGTGGCCCTGGGCAAGACCTTCACGGGGGGCGCCCTGTACTTCGGGGGCCTCTTCCAG GCGCCTTCAGCCCTGGCCGAGCCCCTGGAGGTGGAGCACGTGGTGGGCCAGGGCGTTCTGCACCGGGGCGGCCAGCTGCACGGGGCCCGGCCCCTGGGCACTGGAGAGCGCTGGAACCTCGTTGTCTGGCTCCGGGCCTCTGCTGTGCGAAACCGCCTCTGCCCCATGTGCTGCCGCAAGCCTGACCTGGTGGACGACGAGGGCTTCGGTGATGGCTTCACCCGAGAGGAGCCCACCACAGTGGATGTGTGTGCACTGACTTGA
- the OGFOD2 gene encoding 2-oxoglutarate and iron-dependent oxygenase domain-containing protein 2 isoform X3: protein MTCPSSHSRAHWPFCSQILRSRGCVSPKDFQQLLGELEQEVERRRRLGPESAARKALIASSYHPARPELYKSLQDAALAPEFLAATEYSTSLGADLEGLLQRLETVSEEKRIYRLPVFTAPFCQALLEELEHFEQSDMPKGRPNTMNNYGVLLHELGLDEPLVTPLRECFLQPLMALLYPDCDGGWLDSHRAFVVKYALGQDRELGCHYDNAELTLNVALGKTFTGGALYFGGLFQAPSALAEPLEVEHVVGQGVLHRGGQLHGARPLGTGERWNLVVWLRASAVRNRLCPMCCRKPDLVDDEGFGDGFTREEPTTVDVCALT, encoded by the exons atgacttgcccaagttcacacagtcgTGCTCACTGGCCTTTCTGCTCCCAGATCCTGCGCAGCCGAGGCTGTGTCAGCCCCAAGGACTTCCAGCAGCTGTTAGGAGAg CTTGAACAGGAGGTGGAGAGGCGGCGGCGGCTGGGGCCGGAGTCAGCTGCCAGGAAAGCCCTCATCGCAAGCTCCTACCACCCGGCGCGACCCGAGCTCTACAAGTCACTGCAG GATGCGGCTCTGGCTCCCGAGTTTCTGGCTGCGACTGAGTACAGCACATCACTGGGCGCAGACCTCGAGGGCCTTCTCCAGCGTCTGGAGACAGTGTCGG AGGAGAAGCGCATCTACCGGCTGCCAGTGTTCACAGCACCGTTCTGCCAGGCcctgctggaggagctggagcacTTCGAGCAGTCGGACATGCCCAAGGGAAGACCCAACACCATGAACAACTATGGG GTGCTGCTGCACGAGCTAGGCCTGGATGAGCCGCTGGTGACGCCTCTGCGGGAGTGCTTCCTGCAGCCGCTAATGGCCTTGCTGTACCCAGACTGTGATGGAGGCTGGCTTGACAGCCACCGCGCCTTTGTGGTGAAATACGCACTGGGCCAGGACCGTGAGCTGGGCTGCCACTACGATAACGCTGAGCTCACCCTCAATGTGGCCCTGGGCAAGACCTTCACGGGGGGCGCCCTGTACTTCGGGGGCCTCTTCCAG GCGCCTTCAGCCCTGGCCGAGCCCCTGGAGGTGGAGCACGTGGTGGGCCAGGGCGTTCTGCACCGGGGCGGCCAGCTGCACGGGGCCCGGCCCCTGGGCACTGGAGAGCGCTGGAACCTCGTTGTCTGGCTCCGGGCCTCTGCTGTGCGAAACCGCCTCTGCCCCATGTGCTGCCGCAAGCCTGACCTGGTGGACGACGAGGGCTTCGGTGATGGCTTCACCCGAGAGGAGCCCACCACAGTGGATGTGTGTGCACTGACTTGA